One window of the Shewanella litorisediminis genome contains the following:
- the nusA gene encoding transcription termination factor NusA, whose amino-acid sequence MNKEILLVAEAVSNEKAVPREKIFEALETALATATKKKYEGDIDVRVAIDRKTGDYETFRRWMVVEDNGEALENPYREITLEAAQYENPEIQVGEFIEDEIESVVFDRITTQTAKQVIVQKVREAERAQVVEQFYDKEGEIITGVVKKSNRDSVIVDLGNNADGVLYKEDLIARESFRPGDRVRALLYAVRPEARGAQLYLTRTKPEMLIELFRVEVPEIADEMIQVMGAARDPGSRAKIAVKSNDRRIDPIGACVGMRGARVQAVSNELGGERVDIVLWDDNPAQFVINAMAPADVASIIVDEDNHSMDIAVEADSLAQAIGRNGQNVRLATQLTGWELNVMTVADMNAKHQAESAKVVALFMASLDVDEDFAQVLADEGFTSLEEVAYVPVAELLAIDGFDEDIVEALRERAKAAISTRALASEEALDGAEPSEELLNLDGMERHLAFVLASRGVVTLEDLAEQGIDDLIEIEELTEEKAGALIMAARNICWFGEES is encoded by the coding sequence ATGAATAAAGAGATTCTGCTGGTCGCTGAAGCGGTTTCAAACGAGAAAGCCGTTCCGCGTGAAAAGATTTTCGAGGCGCTGGAGACAGCTCTGGCCACGGCAACCAAGAAAAAGTACGAAGGTGATATCGACGTTCGTGTGGCCATCGATCGCAAGACCGGTGACTACGAAACGTTCCGCCGCTGGATGGTGGTAGAGGATAACGGCGAAGCGCTGGAAAACCCCTACCGCGAGATCACGCTCGAAGCTGCCCAATATGAAAATCCTGAAATTCAGGTGGGTGAGTTTATCGAGGATGAGATCGAGTCAGTGGTATTTGACCGTATCACTACCCAAACAGCCAAGCAGGTTATCGTGCAAAAAGTGCGCGAGGCCGAACGAGCTCAGGTAGTTGAACAGTTTTACGATAAAGAAGGCGAAATCATCACTGGTGTGGTGAAGAAGAGCAATCGTGACAGTGTGATTGTTGACCTTGGCAATAACGCCGATGGCGTGTTGTACAAAGAAGACCTGATTGCCCGCGAATCTTTCCGTCCAGGCGACCGAGTTCGTGCACTGCTGTACGCAGTACGTCCAGAGGCCCGTGGTGCTCAGCTGTATCTGACCCGCACCAAGCCTGAAATGTTGATTGAGCTCTTCCGCGTTGAAGTGCCTGAAATCGCAGACGAGATGATCCAGGTAATGGGCGCTGCACGCGATCCCGGCAGCCGTGCCAAGATTGCAGTGAAGTCCAACGACCGCCGCATCGATCCTATCGGTGCCTGTGTGGGTATGCGTGGTGCACGTGTTCAGGCCGTATCTAACGAGCTCGGTGGCGAGCGTGTGGATATCGTGCTGTGGGACGATAATCCGGCGCAGTTTGTAATCAACGCAATGGCACCTGCTGATGTGGCTTCTATCATCGTGGATGAAGATAACCACTCAATGGATATCGCCGTTGAAGCCGATTCTCTGGCCCAGGCCATTGGCCGTAATGGCCAGAACGTTCGTTTGGCTACTCAGCTGACTGGTTGGGAGCTGAACGTAATGACAGTGGCAGACATGAATGCCAAGCACCAGGCCGAAAGTGCCAAAGTGGTTGCGCTGTTTATGGCGTCACTGGATGTAGATGAAGATTTTGCTCAGGTGCTGGCCGATGAAGGCTTCACCTCACTGGAAGAAGTGGCTTATGTGCCGGTTGCTGAATTGTTGGCAATCGATGGCTTTGACGAGGACATCGTTGAAGCCTTGCGTGAGCGCGCCAAAGCGGCCATTTCTACCCGTGCGTTGGCGTCTGAAGAGGCGCTTGACGGTGCAGAGCCGAGTGAAGAATTGCTGAATCTTGACGGAATGGAGCGCCACCTCGCGTTTGTGCTTGCAAGCCGTGGTGTAGTGACGCTGGAAGATTTGGCCGAACAAGGCATTGATGATTTGATCGAAATAGAAGAATTGACAGAAGAGAAAGCCGGTGCGCTGATCATGGCTGCCCGTAACATCTGTTGGTTTGGCGAAGAGTCTTAA
- the rimP gene encoding ribosome maturation factor RimP, giving the protein MATLETRLAEMLTPAVEAAGYVVWGIEYVQAGKHSILRVYIDSEQGISVDDCAEASRQISAILDVEDPISNEYTLEVSSPGLDRPLFNAAQYARYVGEDVKVQLTMPVEGSRNLKGVIDKVEGQMLTIKVDGKTLVVALDNIRKGNIIAKF; this is encoded by the coding sequence TTGGCGACATTGGAAACCAGACTGGCAGAAATGCTGACACCGGCTGTCGAAGCCGCTGGCTATGTGGTGTGGGGCATTGAGTACGTGCAGGCAGGAAAACATTCCATCCTGCGTGTTTATATCGACAGCGAGCAGGGTATTTCCGTTGACGACTGTGCAGAAGCCAGTCGCCAGATCAGTGCAATCCTCGATGTGGAAGACCCAATTTCCAACGAATACACTCTCGAAGTGTCTTCACCCGGGCTGGACAGACCGCTGTTCAATGCAGCCCAATACGCCCGATACGTGGGCGAAGATGTAAAAGTACAACTGACCATGCCTGTTGAAGGCAGTCGGAACTTGAAAGGTGTTATCGACAAGGTTGAAGGCCAGATGCTGACCATCAAAGTCGATGGCAAGACATTGGTCGTTGCCCTGGACAATATCCGCAAAGGCAACATTATTGCGAAGTTTTGA
- the rpsO gene encoding 30S ribosomal protein S15 — MSLSTEAKAKILAEFGRGENDTGSTEVQVALLTAQINHLQDHFKTHIHDHHSRRGLLRMVSSRRKLLSYLQRTENERYNALIQKLGLRR, encoded by the coding sequence ATGTCACTAAGTACTGAAGCTAAAGCAAAAATCCTGGCTGAGTTTGGCCGTGGTGAAAACGACACTGGTTCAACTGAAGTTCAGGTAGCTCTGCTGACTGCTCAGATCAACCACCTGCAGGATCACTTCAAGACTCATATTCACGATCACCACTCACGTCGTGGTCTGCTGCGTATGGTTAGCTCTCGTCGTAAGCTGCTGTCTTACCTGCAGCGCACCGAGAATGAGCGTTACAACGCTCTGATCCAGAAGCTGGGTCTGCGTCGCTAA
- the secG gene encoding preprotein translocase subunit SecG gives MYEVLIVIYLLVALGLIGLVLIQQGKGADMGASFGAGASGTLFGSSGSGNFLTRSTAILAVAFFTLSLIIGNLSANHIKQEDKWNNIGSEPTAEEVQQTEKSETKIPD, from the coding sequence ATGTACGAAGTACTGATAGTTATCTACTTGTTGGTTGCTCTGGGTCTGATTGGCCTGGTTCTCATCCAGCAAGGTAAAGGGGCCGACATGGGAGCGTCATTTGGCGCAGGCGCATCAGGCACCCTGTTTGGTTCAAGTGGTTCAGGCAACTTCCTGACCCGCTCCACTGCAATCCTGGCTGTGGCGTTTTTCACTCTGAGCCTGATCATTGGCAACCTGAGTGCAAACCACATCAAACAGGAAGATAAGTGGAACAATATCGGTTCTGAGCCTACTGCAGAGGAAGTTCAGCAAACCGAAAAGTCAGAGACCAAAATTCCTGACTAA
- the glmM gene encoding phosphoglucosamine mutase, giving the protein MSQRKFFGTDGIRGKVGADQMTPELALKLGWAAGRVLARTGTKKVIIGKDTRISGYMFESALEAGFSSAGLNVLLMGPMPTPAVAYLTRTFRAEAGVVISASHNPYYDNGIKFFSSDGSKLDDDIELAIEAELEKPLICAESQFLGKVSRIDDARGRYIEYCKGNFPADQTLSGLKIVVDCAHGATYHIAPAVFRELGAEVVAIGIEPNGMNINDKCGATSMAAIRDKVLEVKADLGIALDGDGDRIMMVTRDGDIVDGDQILYVLALDAKERGVLKGGVVGTQMANLGLELALKEEGIPFARSKVGDRYVMELLKELGWRIGGENSGHILNLDHGTTGDGIVAGILVLAAMRRSGKDLKEMIANLKMFPQILVNVRFEGDRNPLEAESVTAKVEEVEGELGERGRVLLRKSGTEPLLRVMVEGEDKETVTRLATAIADAVKAAS; this is encoded by the coding sequence GTGTCACAACGTAAATTTTTTGGAACTGATGGGATCCGCGGTAAAGTGGGTGCGGATCAAATGACGCCCGAACTGGCATTGAAGCTGGGTTGGGCCGCAGGCCGCGTACTGGCAAGAACCGGTACCAAAAAAGTCATCATCGGCAAAGATACCCGTATCTCGGGGTATATGTTTGAGTCTGCTTTGGAGGCGGGCTTTTCTTCCGCGGGGCTTAATGTGCTGTTAATGGGGCCCATGCCAACGCCCGCGGTGGCTTATCTTACCCGTACTTTCCGCGCTGAGGCTGGTGTCGTTATCAGCGCCTCCCATAATCCGTATTACGACAACGGCATCAAATTCTTTTCCAGTGATGGCAGTAAGCTGGATGATGACATCGAGCTTGCCATTGAAGCGGAACTGGAAAAGCCACTCATCTGCGCCGAGTCCCAGTTCCTCGGCAAAGTATCCCGCATCGACGATGCCCGGGGTCGTTATATCGAATACTGCAAAGGAAACTTCCCGGCAGACCAAACCTTGAGTGGTCTCAAAATCGTGGTTGATTGTGCCCATGGTGCAACTTACCACATTGCCCCTGCCGTATTCCGAGAGCTGGGGGCAGAGGTTGTTGCAATAGGCATTGAGCCCAACGGCATGAACATCAACGATAAGTGTGGCGCCACCTCCATGGCGGCCATTCGTGATAAGGTGCTGGAAGTTAAGGCTGACTTGGGTATTGCCCTGGATGGCGACGGCGACCGCATCATGATGGTAACCCGCGATGGTGACATTGTTGATGGCGACCAGATCCTTTATGTACTGGCGTTGGATGCCAAAGAGCGAGGCGTGCTAAAGGGCGGTGTTGTTGGCACACAAATGGCTAATCTCGGCCTTGAATTGGCTTTAAAGGAAGAAGGTATTCCCTTTGCCCGTTCCAAGGTGGGCGACCGTTATGTGATGGAGCTTCTTAAGGAGCTGGGATGGCGCATAGGTGGGGAAAATTCCGGCCATATTCTCAATCTTGATCACGGTACTACAGGTGATGGCATCGTCGCCGGTATTCTTGTGCTTGCGGCGATGCGCCGAAGCGGTAAAGACCTCAAAGAGATGATTGCCAATCTCAAGATGTTCCCGCAGATCCTTGTGAATGTCCGCTTTGAAGGCGATAGAAATCCGCTGGAGGCGGAAAGCGTCACCGCCAAGGTGGAAGAAGTTGAGGGTGAGCTCGGTGAGCGTGGCCGGGTTTTGCTGCGTAAATCCGGCACAGAGCCGCTGCTGCGGGTGATGGTTGAGGGCGAAGATAAAGAGACGGTGACCCGTCTCGCCACTGCGATTGCCGATGCGGTAAAAGCGGCGTCTTGA
- the tpiA gene encoding triose-phosphate isomerase, with amino-acid sequence MALRRPMVAGNWKMNGSSALAQELFKKFAVKLQNDSAEVVLCPPAIYLESVRQLLEANKEALNGCLVRMGAQNLSQHDFGAYTGEISGQMLKDSGCRYVIVGHSERRRMYGETSDIVAEKFAAAQKHGLTPILCVGESGPAREARRTFEVIAEELDVVIEKNGTMAFDNAIIAYEPLWAVGTGKSATPEQAQEVHAFIRRRLSEVSPFIGENVRILYGGSVTPSNAADLFAQPDVDGGLIGGASLNSTEFLTLCSIAMSA; translated from the coding sequence ATGGCACTCAGACGTCCAATGGTAGCAGGCAACTGGAAGATGAATGGCAGCTCAGCGCTGGCACAGGAACTCTTCAAAAAGTTTGCCGTTAAGCTCCAAAACGATTCAGCGGAAGTGGTCTTGTGTCCGCCGGCAATTTACCTCGAGAGCGTCAGGCAGTTGCTCGAAGCGAATAAAGAAGCCCTAAACGGTTGCTTGGTTCGTATGGGGGCTCAAAATTTGAGTCAACATGACTTCGGTGCTTACACCGGTGAAATTTCCGGGCAGATGCTAAAAGATTCCGGATGCCGATATGTGATTGTCGGACATTCAGAGCGGCGAAGAATGTATGGTGAAACCAGCGACATAGTCGCAGAAAAGTTTGCCGCCGCCCAAAAGCACGGTTTGACCCCAATACTCTGTGTTGGTGAGTCAGGTCCCGCTCGTGAAGCTAGAAGAACCTTTGAGGTGATAGCTGAAGAGTTGGATGTGGTTATCGAAAAGAACGGTACCATGGCTTTTGATAACGCCATTATCGCCTACGAGCCGCTTTGGGCAGTAGGGACAGGTAAAAGCGCTACACCAGAGCAAGCCCAGGAAGTTCATGCGTTTATTCGCAGAAGGCTCTCTGAAGTTTCCCCCTTTATCGGGGAGAATGTCAGGATTCTGTATGGCGGAAGTGTAACGCCAAGCAATGCGGCAGATTTATTTGCCCAACCTGATGTTGACGGTGGACTGATTGGCGGAGCCAGTTTAAACTCGACCGAGTTTTTAACTCTGTGTTCCATAGCAATGAGCGCATAA
- the infB gene encoding translation initiation factor IF-2, translating to MTEITVEKLATEVGKTVDRLIEQFGQAGIKKAKADTVSESEKQQLLDFLKKQHGGDAQPTKMTLQRKTVSTLSVSSGGGQSKDVKVEVRKKRTFVKRDGNEAALKAEEEARAQAEAEAKAKAEAEAKARAEAEAKAKAEAEAKAKAKAKAEAEAKAKASASAAKEQPKPVESEEAKAEAARLKAQQEEAAKSKAAQEEAAAKEKARLLAEENAARWAEEERRRLEAERYGDHHVTTSKVARAAEDSADLDDEKRGRRNRNKTQTKSKRGGKDAREGREKHMKYKSTPESMAHGFNKPVAAVTRDVRIGETVTVAELAQKMAVKATEIIKAMMKMGSMVTINQVLDQETAQLVAEEMGHKVVLLRENELEHQVLADRDDESTTKLEPRAPVVTIMGHVDHGKTSLLDYIRRTKVAAGEAGGITQHIGAYHVETDNGMITFLDTPGHAAFTAMRARGAKATDIVILVVAADDGVMPQTIEAIQHAKAGNVPLIVAVNKMDKPEADIDRVKNELSQHGVMSEDWGGENMFCYVSAKTGQGVDELLEAILLQAEVLELKAVRDGMAAGVVIESQLDKGRGPVATVLVQEGTLRQGDIVLCGLEYGKIRAMKDENGRPILEAGPSIPVEILGLSGVPSAGDEATVVRDERKAREVALYRQGKFRDVKLARQQKSKLENMFANMTEGEVQELNIVLKADVQGSLEAISDSLRKLSTDEVKVNIIASGVGALTETDATLAAASNAIMVGFNVRADAQARKTIESEAVDLRYYSVIYDLIDEVKSAMSGMLSPEFKQQIIGLAEVRDVFKSPKLGAIAGCMVIEGIVKRSAPIRVLRDNVVIYEGELESLRRFKDDVNEVRNGMECGIGVKNYNDVRVGDQIEVFETIEVARTL from the coding sequence ATGACGGAAATTACGGTAGAGAAACTAGCCACAGAAGTCGGTAAAACTGTTGATAGACTGATAGAACAGTTTGGCCAGGCCGGTATCAAAAAGGCTAAAGCTGACACTGTGTCTGAATCTGAAAAGCAGCAACTGCTGGACTTTTTGAAGAAACAGCACGGCGGTGATGCTCAGCCAACCAAGATGACACTGCAGCGTAAGACAGTGTCTACACTGAGCGTGTCCAGCGGTGGCGGCCAGTCTAAAGATGTAAAAGTTGAAGTGCGTAAAAAGCGTACTTTTGTGAAGCGTGACGGCAACGAAGCTGCCCTGAAGGCTGAAGAAGAAGCCCGTGCTCAGGCAGAAGCCGAAGCTAAGGCCAAAGCCGAAGCAGAAGCCAAGGCTAGAGCGGAAGCCGAAGCCAAGGCCAAAGCTGAAGCTGAAGCCAAAGCCAAAGCAAAAGCCAAGGCGGAAGCCGAAGCCAAAGCAAAAGCCAGCGCAAGTGCCGCCAAAGAGCAGCCAAAGCCAGTTGAGTCTGAAGAGGCCAAGGCTGAAGCTGCCCGCCTGAAGGCTCAGCAGGAAGAAGCTGCCAAGAGCAAGGCTGCTCAGGAAGAAGCCGCTGCCAAAGAAAAAGCGCGTTTGCTGGCTGAAGAGAATGCGGCTCGTTGGGCTGAAGAAGAGCGTCGTCGTCTTGAGGCCGAGCGTTACGGCGATCACCATGTGACTACGTCCAAGGTAGCCCGTGCTGCCGAAGACAGCGCCGACCTGGACGATGAAAAACGCGGCCGTCGCAACCGCAACAAGACTCAGACCAAGAGCAAGCGTGGTGGTAAAGACGCACGCGAAGGTCGTGAGAAGCACATGAAGTACAAGAGCACTCCCGAGTCCATGGCTCACGGCTTTAACAAGCCTGTGGCAGCTGTGACCCGTGACGTGCGTATCGGTGAGACTGTGACTGTGGCCGAACTGGCACAGAAGATGGCAGTCAAAGCCACCGAGATCATCAAAGCGATGATGAAGATGGGCTCCATGGTGACCATCAACCAGGTACTGGATCAGGAAACTGCCCAGCTGGTTGCCGAGGAAATGGGCCACAAGGTTGTACTGCTGCGTGAAAACGAGCTGGAGCATCAGGTTCTGGCAGATCGTGATGACGAAAGCACCACCAAGCTTGAGCCTCGTGCACCTGTTGTTACCATCATGGGTCACGTTGACCACGGTAAGACCTCGCTGCTGGACTACATCCGTCGCACCAAGGTAGCGGCCGGTGAAGCCGGTGGTATTACCCAGCACATCGGTGCCTACCACGTAGAAACCGATAACGGCATGATCACCTTCCTGGATACCCCAGGTCACGCGGCCTTTACCGCCATGCGTGCCCGTGGTGCCAAGGCAACTGACATCGTTATTCTGGTAGTGGCCGCCGACGACGGCGTAATGCCACAGACCATCGAAGCTATCCAGCACGCCAAGGCCGGTAACGTGCCTTTGATTGTGGCTGTGAACAAGATGGACAAGCCAGAAGCCGATATCGACCGCGTGAAGAACGAACTGTCTCAGCATGGCGTTATGTCAGAAGACTGGGGCGGCGAGAACATGTTCTGTTACGTGTCTGCCAAGACTGGTCAGGGCGTTGATGAACTGCTGGAAGCTATCCTGCTTCAGGCTGAAGTTCTGGAACTCAAAGCCGTGCGTGATGGTATGGCTGCCGGTGTGGTTATCGAATCCCAGCTCGACAAGGGCCGTGGACCGGTAGCGACTGTACTGGTTCAGGAAGGTACTCTGCGTCAGGGCGACATCGTTCTGTGTGGTCTTGAGTACGGTAAAATCCGTGCCATGAAAGACGAAAATGGTCGACCTATTCTGGAAGCCGGCCCGTCTATTCCTGTGGAGATCCTCGGTCTGTCAGGCGTGCCTTCAGCCGGTGACGAAGCGACAGTGGTTCGCGACGAGCGTAAAGCCCGTGAAGTGGCCCTGTACCGTCAAGGCAAGTTCCGTGATGTGAAACTGGCGCGTCAGCAGAAGTCCAAGCTCGAGAACATGTTCGCCAACATGACTGAAGGCGAAGTACAAGAGCTGAACATTGTCCTCAAGGCCGACGTTCAGGGTTCTCTGGAAGCGATTTCCGACTCGCTGCGTAAGCTGTCTACTGATGAAGTGAAGGTGAACATCATCGCTTCTGGTGTAGGTGCGCTGACCGAAACCGACGCCACTCTGGCAGCGGCTTCCAACGCCATCATGGTTGGCTTTAACGTGCGTGCCGATGCTCAGGCCCGTAAGACTATCGAATCTGAAGCCGTTGATCTGCGCTACTACAGCGTGATCTACGACCTGATTGACGAAGTGAAGTCTGCCATGAGCGGTATGCTGTCACCTGAGTTCAAGCAGCAGATCATCGGTCTGGCTGAAGTACGTGACGTGTTCAAGTCGCCTAAGCTTGGCGCTATCGCCGGCTGTATGGTGATTGAAGGTATCGTGAAGCGCAGCGCGCCAATCCGTGTACTGCGTGACAACGTGGTAATCTACGAAGGTGAGCTGGAGTCTCTGCGCCGCTTCAAGGACGACGTGAACGAAGTCCGCAACGGCATGGAGTGTGGTATCGGCGTTAAGAACTACAATGATGTTCGCGTAGGCGATCAAATTGAAGTGTTCGAAACTATCGAAGTCGCACGGACACTCTAA
- the rbfA gene encoding 30S ribosome-binding factor RbfA, with the protein MAREFSRTRRIGQQLQQELAFVLQRDMKDPRIGMVTVNDVDVSRDLSHAKVYVTFFEEDPQVIEAKLAALNTAAPYARTLVAGRMKLRVMPELRFIYDASLVEGMRMSNLVSKVIRDDEAKKGHSDDEPQEGQREED; encoded by the coding sequence ATGGCAAGAGAATTTAGTCGTACCCGCCGTATCGGTCAGCAGCTGCAACAGGAGCTGGCTTTCGTACTGCAGCGGGACATGAAAGATCCTCGCATCGGCATGGTAACCGTCAATGATGTGGATGTATCCCGCGATCTGAGCCACGCCAAAGTGTATGTGACCTTTTTCGAGGAAGACCCTCAGGTTATTGAAGCCAAGCTGGCAGCCCTCAACACCGCAGCACCTTATGCCCGCACCCTGGTGGCTGGCCGTATGAAGCTTCGGGTGATGCCTGAGCTGCGCTTTATCTACGATGCCTCTCTGGTTGAAGGGATGCGGATGTCGAACCTGGTAAGCAAGGTCATTCGTGACGATGAGGCCAAGAAAGGCCACAGCGACGATGAACCCCAGGAAGGACAGCGCGAGGAAGACTGA
- the truB gene encoding tRNA pseudouridine(55) synthase TruB, with the protein MARRTKGRNIDGIVLLDKPTGMSSNHALQRVKRIYNASKAGHTGALDPLATGMLPVCLGEATKFSQHLLDADKRYLVTAKLGQRTDTSDSDGDVVSERPMNFTPEQLDVALDSFRGDTLQVPSMFSALKYQGQPLYKYAREGKEVPREARPITVFELNFIKLEGDELTLDIHCSKGTYIRTIIDDLGEKLGCGAHVIMLRRTAVAGYPYERMVTIEALEALLAQAEQEGVEPKTLLDPLLLPMDTAVADFPEVNIPDAVAPYLMNGNPVRVAGVSSDSLMRITLGEARRFVGVGAINDDGLLAPKRLVVFYDDEA; encoded by the coding sequence ATGGCAAGACGCACCAAAGGGCGCAATATCGACGGTATCGTCCTGCTGGATAAACCCACGGGCATGAGTTCCAACCATGCCCTGCAGCGGGTTAAGCGCATTTACAATGCGTCTAAAGCCGGACATACGGGGGCGCTCGATCCCTTGGCAACCGGCATGCTGCCGGTGTGTTTGGGTGAAGCAACCAAGTTTTCCCAGCACCTGCTGGATGCGGACAAGCGCTATCTGGTTACCGCCAAACTTGGCCAGCGTACCGACACCAGTGATTCTGACGGTGACGTGGTCAGCGAAAGACCCATGAATTTCACCCCGGAGCAACTGGATGTCGCCCTGGACAGTTTCCGGGGAGATACCCTGCAGGTACCTTCTATGTTTTCGGCGCTCAAGTATCAGGGCCAACCCCTGTACAAGTACGCCCGTGAAGGCAAAGAAGTACCCCGCGAAGCCCGGCCCATCACAGTGTTTGAGCTGAACTTTATCAAGCTTGAAGGCGATGAGCTGACACTGGATATCCACTGCTCCAAGGGCACTTACATCCGTACCATCATTGATGATTTGGGTGAAAAGCTGGGTTGTGGTGCCCACGTGATTATGCTCAGACGCACAGCCGTCGCAGGTTATCCCTACGAGCGTATGGTGACCATAGAAGCACTGGAAGCCTTGTTGGCTCAGGCAGAGCAAGAGGGCGTCGAGCCAAAAACCTTGCTCGACCCGCTGCTGCTGCCCATGGATACCGCTGTGGCCGATTTTCCGGAAGTGAATATTCCGGATGCGGTTGCTCCGTATCTGATGAACGGTAACCCTGTGCGCGTCGCAGGTGTGTCCAGCGACAGCCTGATGCGCATTACCCTTGGGGAAGCGCGACGGTTCGTTGGTGTGGGTGCCATCAATGACGATGGCCTGCTGGCGCCCAAACGCCTGGTTGTCTTTTATGATGATGAAGCCTAA